From a region of the Panicum virgatum strain AP13 chromosome 2K, P.virgatum_v5, whole genome shotgun sequence genome:
- the LOC120664907 gene encoding bisdemethoxycurcumin synthase-like isoform X2, which produces MATTLATLREIRRAQRADGPAAMLAIGTANPTNCVLQEEFPDYYFRVTNKEHLTDLKETFKKLCRITGLEKRFFHHTEAVLNAHPGLLDGTSSALDARLDIVAKAAPELAASAAAKAITRWGRPATDITHLIVSTNSEARSPGAELGLATLLGLRPDVCRTVLQLNGCAAGCTALRLAKDLAENNRGARVLVVCVELTITTFRAPHEGDSFGTLIPQALFGDGAGAVVVGADATHPDERPLFEMVSASQALVPGSEKQLNVRLGEGGIDIDIAFNLPKFVAQNIERCLLDASGALAVNGVEEKWNDLFWAVHPGSRGILDRVESALGLEPRKLAPSRTVVSDYGNMLSATVIFVLEELRRRMDEEGDKAAEWGMLVGFGPGFTVETMVLHATK; this is translated from the exons ATGGCAACCACACTAGCCACACTACGTGAGATCCGGCGTGCGCAGCGTGCTGATGGCCCAGCAGCCATGCTCGCTATTGGCACCGCAAATCCAACAAACTGCGTGCTTCAGGAGGAGTTTCCCGACTACTATTTTCGTGTCACAAACAAGGAGCACCTCACCGACCTCAAAGAAACATTCAAGAAACTAT GTCGGATCACGGGGCTGGAGAAACGTTTCTTTCACCACACGGAGGCAGTGCTCAATGCCCACCCGGGCTTGCTTGACGGGACGTCCTCGGCCTTGGACGCGCGGCTCGACATCGTCGCCAAGGCTGCTCCAGAGCTCgccgcgtcggccgccgccaAGGCCATCACGAGATGGGGCCGCCCGGCCACCGACATCACCCACCTCATCGTCAGCACCAACTCCGAAGCCCGCTCACCGGGCGCGGAACTCGGGCTGGCCACACTCCTCGGCCTCCGCCCCGATGTCTGCCGGACCGTGCTCCAGCTCAACGGCTGCGCGGCCGGCTGCACCGCCCTTCGCCTAGCCAAGGACCTCGCCGAGAACAACCGCGGCGCGCGTGTGCTCGTGGTCTGCGTCGAGCTCACCATCACCACCTTTCGAGCCCCCCACGAAGGGGACAGCTTTGGCACCCTCATCCCGCAGGCGCTgttcggcgacggcgcgggTGCAGTCGTCGTTGGTGCCGACGCCACGCACCCCGACGAGCGCCCGCTCTTTGAGATGGTGTCCGCGTCGCAGGCCCTGGTGCCGGGGTCGGAGAAGCAGCTCAACGTGCGACTCGGGGAAGGCGGTATCGACATCGACATCGCCTTCAACCTGCCGAAGTTCGTCGCGCAGAATATCGAGCGCTGCCTACTTGATGCGTCTGGTGCGCTGGCCGTTAATGGCGTCGAGGAGAAGTGGAACGACCTCTTCTGGGCAGTCCATCCGGGCAGCCGCGGAATTCTGGACCGCGTCGAGTCGGCTCTTGGATTGGAGCCCAGGAAGCTAGCACCGAGCCGAACTGTGGTGAGTGACTACGGAAACATGCTCTCCGCGACGGTGATATTCGTACTCGAGGAGCTGCGCCGGCGAATGGACGAGGAAGGCGATAAGGCTGCAGAGTGGGGGATGCTGGTGGGCTTTGGACCCGGATTCACTGTCGAGACCATGGTGCTGCACGCTACAAAGTAA
- the LOC120664907 gene encoding bisdemethoxycurcumin synthase-like isoform X1: MMATTLATLREIRRAQRADGPAAMLGIGTANPANCVLQEEFPDYYFRVTNKEHLTDLKETFKKLCRITGLEKRFFHHTEAVLNAHPGLLDGTSSALDARLDIVAKAAPELAASAAAKAITRWGRPATDITHLIVSTNSEARSPGADLGLATLLGLRPDVCRTVLQLNGCAAGCTALRLAKDLAENNRGARVLVVCVELTITTFRAPHEGDSFGTLIPQALFGDGAGAVVVGADATHPDERPLFEMVSASQALVPGSEKQLNVRLGEGGIDIDIAFNLPKFIAQNIERCLLDASGALAVNGVEGKWNDLFWAVHPGSRGILDRVELALGLEPRKLAPSRTVVSDYGNMLSATVIFVLEELRRRMDEEGDKAAEWGMLVGFGPGFTVETMVLHATK; encoded by the exons ATGATGGCAACCACACTAGCCACACTACGTGAGATCCGGCGTGCGCAGCGTGCTGATGGCCCAGCAGCCATGCTCGGTATTGGCACCGCAAATCCAGCAAACTGCGTGCTTCAGGAGGAGTTTCCCGACTACTATTTTCGTGTCACAAACAAGGAGCACCTCACCGATCTCAAAGAAACATTCAAGAAACTAT GTCGGATCACGGGGCTGGAGAAACGTTTCTTTCACCACACGGAGGCAGTGCTCAACGCCCACCCGGGCTTGCTTGACGGGACGTCCTCGGCCTTGGACGCGCGGCTCGACATCGTCGCCAAGGCTGCTCCAGAGCTCgccgcgtcggccgccgccaAGGCCATCACGAGATGGGGCCGCCCGGCCACCGACATCACCCACCTCATCGTCAGCACCAACTCCGAAGCCCGCTCACCAGGCGCGGACCTCGGGCTGGCCACACTCCTCGGCCTCCGCCCCGATGTCTGCCGGACCGTGCTCCAGCTCAACGGCTGCGCGGCCGGCTGCACCGCCCTTCGCCTAGCCAAGGACCTCGCCGAGAACAACCGCGGCGCGCGTGTGCTCGTGGTCTGCGTCGAGCTCACCATCACCACCTTTCGAGCCCCCCACGAAGGGGACAGCTTTGGCACCCTCATCCCGCAGGCGCTgttcggcgacggcgcgggTGCAGTCGTCGTTGGTGCCGACGCCACGCACCCCGACGAGCGCCCGCTCTTTGAGATGGTGTCCGCGTCGCAGGCCCTGGTGCCGGGGTCGGAGAAGCAGCTCAACGTGCGACTCGGGGAAGGCGGTATCGACATCGACATCGCCTTCAACCTGCCGAAGTTCATCGCGCAGAATATCGAGCGCTGCCTACTTGATGCGTCTGGTGCGCTGGCCGTTAATGGCGTCGAGGGGAAGTGGAATGACCTCTTCTGGGCAGTCCATCCGGGCAGCCGCGGAATTCTGGACCGCGTCGAGTTGGCTCTTGGATTGGAGCCCAGGAAGCTAGCACCGAGCCGAACTGTGGTGAGTGACTACGGAAAC ATGCTCTCCGCGACGGTGATATTCGTACTCGAGGAGCTGCGCCGGCGAATGGACGAGGAAGGCGATAAGGCTGCAGAGTGGGGGATGCTGGTGGGCTTTGGACCCGGATTCACTGTCGAGACCATGGTGCTGCACGCTACAAAGTAA